The proteins below are encoded in one region of Ferruginibacter lapsinanis:
- the lpxD gene encoding UDP-3-O-(3-hydroxymyristoyl)glucosamine N-acyltransferase, translating into MLTFSIHEINEKLKGVIVGNTTQSITGPEQLELANDRQISFIGNKKYIKLWESSKACAAIINEDIDLEPGANKAFIKVKDADIAMAELLELFVTEPPVFEEMIHATAVIHPTAIVGNGCKIGAGCYVGKNVQLGNDVVLYPNTTILDNTTIGNNTTIWSGTVIRERCVIGSHCIIHPNVTIGADGFGFRPSPDGRGLIKIPHIGNVIIGNGVEIGASSCIDRGKFSATIVGDGCKIDNLVQIGHNSKMGRSCIMAGSSGLAGSVTLGDGVIVGGGACISDHVILGNGVQVGGASGVINNFGDGKKILGYPAIDARDALKQWVVLRKLVKESK; encoded by the coding sequence ATGTTAACATTCAGTATCCATGAAATAAATGAGAAACTAAAAGGCGTCATTGTCGGTAATACTACACAATCTATCACTGGTCCTGAACAGTTAGAACTGGCAAACGATCGGCAAATTTCTTTTATAGGCAATAAAAAGTATATAAAATTGTGGGAAAGCTCCAAGGCATGTGCCGCTATCATTAATGAAGATATTGATCTGGAACCCGGGGCAAACAAAGCATTTATAAAAGTAAAGGATGCGGATATAGCAATGGCGGAGTTGTTGGAACTCTTTGTTACCGAGCCTCCGGTATTTGAAGAAATGATCCATGCAACAGCTGTTATTCATCCTACAGCAATAGTAGGCAATGGTTGTAAGATTGGTGCAGGGTGCTATGTAGGTAAAAACGTGCAATTAGGTAATGATGTGGTGTTGTATCCAAATACAACTATACTTGATAATACAACAATTGGCAATAACACCACCATTTGGTCAGGAACAGTGATCAGGGAAAGATGTGTTATCGGAAGCCATTGTATCATACATCCCAATGTTACGATAGGTGCAGATGGTTTTGGTTTCAGACCAAGTCCTGATGGCAGGGGGCTTATTAAGATCCCTCATATTGGAAACGTGATCATTGGAAACGGAGTAGAAATAGGAGCCAGCAGTTGTATTGATAGAGGTAAATTCAGTGCTACCATTGTTGGTGATGGTTGTAAGATAGATAACCTGGTACAAATAGGGCATAACAGTAAAATGGGGCGCTCTTGTATCATGGCAGGAAGTAGTGGGTTAGCCGGCTCCGTTACCTTAGGCGATGGTGTTATAGTTGGAGGTGGTGCCTGTATCTCCGACCATGTGATCTTAGGCAATGGCGTACAGGTAGGCGGTGCATCCGGAGTGATCAATAATTTTGGAGATGGTAAAAAAATATTGGGTTACCCTGCAATAGATGCAAGAGATGCATTAAAACAATGGGTGGTGTTAAGAAAGCTGGTTAAAGAATCTAAATAA
- a CDS encoding pentapeptide repeat-containing protein, protein MSYNFYRFVSIVMLCILAALVLFIMGSSLYFLHYRYSTNWIFLGIAAVMAVTAFHFLILKPLFLRISFVTPPTQLLKKFMKYGSSGYQDTVESIEIREDLTKRMRQHGANNFSKMNFSNLNLSGIDFRGVRFTYCLFIGANLSNVRFEKAFFEGCIFDNADLTNANFANATISGVSLNFENAIMINTCLDNIRIYRTLPYQERLEKLCLTELENNNVTGFKELQERYICSKGENKRTSSINDFLILPR, encoded by the coding sequence ATGAGTTATAATTTTTACCGATTCGTCAGTATCGTCATGCTATGTATATTAGCTGCATTGGTTCTCTTTATTATGGGAAGCAGTTTGTACTTTTTACATTACCGATATAGCACCAACTGGATATTTCTGGGTATTGCTGCGGTTATGGCCGTTACAGCATTCCATTTCCTTATTTTAAAACCTCTCTTTCTTCGGATCAGTTTTGTTACACCACCTACACAACTGCTTAAAAAATTCATGAAATATGGCTCTTCGGGTTACCAGGATACTGTTGAATCCATCGAGATACGTGAGGATCTTACTAAAAGAATGCGACAACATGGGGCCAATAATTTTTCAAAAATGAATTTCAGTAACCTCAATTTATCGGGTATTGATTTCCGTGGTGTTCGATTCACTTATTGCCTCTTCATCGGTGCCAACCTTAGCAATGTAAGATTTGAGAAAGCATTTTTTGAAGGATGTATATTTGACAATGCCGACCTTACAAATGCAAACTTTGCCAATGCTACGATCAGCGGAGTGAGTCTGAATTTTGAAAATGCCATAATGATCAATACCTGCCTCGATAATATCCGGATATACCGCACTCTTCCTTACCAGGAAAGATTGGAAAAATTATGCCTGACAGAATTAGAAAATAATAATGTGACCGGATTCAAAGAATTACAGGAAAGATATATCTGCAGCAAAGGAGAAAATAAACGAACAAGTTCTATCAATGACTTTTTGATACTGCCCAGATAA
- a CDS encoding Lcl domain-containing protein, producing MNLLPSKKYLIVAGSLNKIAIALLLIILISLPIVGYSQHVKAPTDSSKAGKNAMPVNNGVLLPQMTVEQIGALVNPSEGSVVYNTVAKRPMFYNGTSWKYFDVNFHTVGEEYGGGIIFYVDPSGDHGLIAAAVDQSTMAKWGFFENPAGATAITVGTGVTNTDKIISINPGDNAGIAARLCSDLTLNGYSDWFLPSLNELKLLYKNLQLKGVGNIARAEYWSSSETDFNNAWLLDFNTGSPVESTVNKPSYVRAIRAF from the coding sequence ATGAATTTGCTTCCATCCAAAAAGTATTTAATAGTTGCCGGTTCATTAAATAAAATAGCGATTGCACTGCTGTTGATCATTCTGATCAGTTTGCCTATTGTAGGTTATTCCCAGCATGTAAAAGCTCCAACCGATAGCAGCAAAGCCGGTAAAAATGCGATGCCTGTTAATAATGGAGTTTTACTTCCACAAATGACCGTTGAACAAATAGGAGCGCTTGTTAATCCTTCGGAGGGGTCGGTGGTATACAATACAGTTGCTAAACGACCAATGTTTTATAATGGAACTTCCTGGAAATATTTCGATGTAAACTTTCATACCGTTGGAGAAGAGTATGGGGGAGGTATTATATTTTATGTGGATCCTTCGGGAGATCATGGATTAATTGCGGCTGCAGTTGATCAAAGCACTATGGCAAAATGGGGCTTTTTTGAAAACCCTGCCGGTGCTACTGCAATAACTGTTGGTACAGGAGTAACGAATACGGATAAGATCATAAGTATAAATCCCGGAGATAATGCAGGTATAGCGGCCCGCCTTTGCAGCGATCTTACGCTAAATGGATACAGTGATTGGTTCCTCCCGTCATTGAATGAGTTGAAATTGCTGTATAAAAATTTACAATTGAAAGGAGTAGGAAATATTGCAAGAGCTGAATATTGGTCTTCTTCAGAAACTGATTTCAATAATGCATGGCTGCTGGATTTTAATACAGGTAGTCCTGTAGAAAGTACCGTAAATAAGCCATCCTATGTTAGGGCCATTCGGGCATTTTAA
- a CDS encoding universal stress protein, producing the protein MLTVIVPLDFSEPSFNSAHYAYEMYKDRKDVTIILYHFYKDGEDIISERNYLESLKKEFSTSATKIETLLESGHDFIDSLSAFAHGRTAYMIIMTLSEKSQLVHRFTGSNALKVVEKNICPVLIVPAKATFNGVNNVVLTSEMKFIQEGPTMMSIKKVLADFKPFLHVLNVDSKHYISLTEEFKTARDNMEAILAEFNPEFYFMRLFDFTEAVNLFTKDKKIDMIIIGPKMHSLFEKIFKSHYSSDLIYQSEVPVLAVLD; encoded by the coding sequence ATGCTTACCGTAATTGTTCCCTTAGATTTTTCTGAACCATCCTTCAATTCTGCTCACTATGCCTATGAGATGTACAAAGACAGAAAAGATGTCACGATCATCTTATATCATTTTTATAAAGACGGTGAGGATATCATATCAGAACGTAATTACCTGGAAAGCCTGAAAAAAGAATTTTCAACTTCTGCCACCAAAATAGAAACCTTGTTGGAATCTGGTCATGATTTTATTGACAGCCTAAGTGCATTCGCTCATGGCAGAACTGCTTATATGATAATAATGACATTGTCAGAAAAATCTCAGTTAGTACATCGTTTCACCGGTTCAAACGCATTAAAGGTTGTAGAGAAAAATATTTGCCCTGTTTTAATTGTACCTGCAAAAGCCACATTCAATGGCGTGAATAATGTAGTACTCACTTCTGAAATGAAATTTATACAGGAAGGACCCACTATGATGTCTATAAAAAAAGTATTGGCAGACTTTAAACCCTTTTTGCACGTACTGAATGTAGACAGTAAACATTATATCTCCTTAACCGAAGAATTTAAAACAGCGAGGGATAATATGGAAGCGATACTGGCAGAATTTAATCCTGAATTCTATTTTATGCGGCTTTTCGATTTTACTGAAGCAGTCAATCTTTTTACAAAAGATAAAAAAATTGACATGATCATTATCGGACCAAAGATGCATAGCCTTTTTGAAAAAATATTCAAATCGCATTATTCATCCGATCTGATATATCAGAGTGAAGTACCTGTACTTGCTGTATTAGACTAA
- a CDS encoding RNA polymerase alpha subunit C-terminal domain-containing protein, whose translation MASSTTTIRTCSKGHQYHKNSDCPTCPVCERDRKPKSGFLSLLAAPARRALENNQIISLKQLSTYTEKEIISLHGIGPAALPILKKSLQSEGLSFTKQKK comes from the coding sequence ATGGCGAGTTCAACAACAACAATAAGAACATGCAGTAAAGGGCATCAGTATCATAAAAACAGCGACTGTCCTACTTGCCCGGTTTGTGAGAGAGACCGCAAACCTAAAAGTGGATTTTTATCTTTACTTGCGGCGCCTGCAAGACGTGCTTTGGAAAACAACCAAATCATTTCGCTGAAACAATTATCAACTTACACAGAAAAAGAAATCATATCACTGCATGGCATCGGGCCTGCTGCTTTACCAATTTTAAAAAAATCCTTACAATCAGAAGGTTTATCTTTCACTAAACAAAAAAAATAA
- a CDS encoding NADPH-dependent FMN reductase: MPHITIISSSVRTGRNSHRVALYFKKYLEEINQATAEILDLNAYNFPLFEERLRLQKSPAANVLEFAGKIKSADGVIIVTPEYNGGYPASLKNVVDLLYDEWNKKPIAISTVSDGVFGGTQVITSLQFSLWKIKAWTVPAMFPVPKVSDSFDENGVPKDKAATDKRAAGFIGELLWCIEAKKRMA, from the coding sequence ATGCCGCACATCACTATCATATCATCCAGCGTAAGAACCGGAAGAAACAGCCACAGAGTGGCTTTATATTTTAAAAAATACCTGGAAGAAATCAATCAGGCTACAGCAGAAATACTGGACCTGAATGCGTATAACTTTCCTTTATTTGAAGAGAGGTTGCGGCTGCAAAAATCTCCTGCAGCCAATGTGCTGGAATTTGCAGGAAAAATAAAATCTGCTGATGGCGTTATCATTGTTACACCGGAATACAATGGCGGATATCCGGCAAGTTTAAAAAATGTGGTCGACCTGTTGTATGACGAATGGAATAAAAAACCGATTGCCATTTCTACTGTATCAGATGGTGTTTTTGGTGGTACCCAGGTGATCACCTCACTACAATTTTCTCTCTGGAAAATAAAAGCATGGACAGTTCCGGCGATGTTTCCTGTTCCAAAGGTCAGCGACAGTTTTGATGAGAATGGAGTTCCGAAAGACAAGGCTGCTACAGATAAAAGAGCAGCCGGTTTTATTGGAGAGTTACTATGGTGTATCGAGGCTAAGAAAAGAATGGCGTAA
- a CDS encoding DEAD/DEAH box helicase — protein sequence MLFTDLKIIKPILDALTEEGYTKPTPIQQQAIPHILEGKDLLGCAQTGTGKTAAFAIPMLQLLAKPKTMESSGQRPIRALILTPTRELAIQIQDSFNAYGRHLRLKNLVVFGGVNQNPQVDALRRGVDILVATPGRLLDLISQGHIRLNEIEIFVLDEADRMLDMGFVHDVKRIITKIPVKRQTLFFSATMPDEIQSLANSILKNPEKVEVAPVSSTADTIEQSLFFVAKENKRSLLAYILEDKNIETALVFTRTKHGADKVVKELTRIGVSAEAIHGNKSQNARQRALSNFKNRETRILVATDIAARGIDVDELTHVINYELPNVAETYVHRIGRTGRAGLSGTSFSFCDAEEMSDLKDIHKLIGKQIPVNEHHPYHTTFSGFVKRPAPQQQRPQRSFGNRNGGSNGNQPKKRFGAEKPRNFGNRAQ from the coding sequence TTGTTATTTACAGACTTAAAGATCATTAAGCCCATACTAGATGCGCTTACTGAAGAAGGTTATACAAAACCTACCCCCATTCAGCAACAGGCCATTCCTCATATCCTGGAAGGCAAAGACCTACTTGGCTGTGCACAAACAGGCACAGGAAAGACAGCAGCATTTGCTATACCGATGTTGCAATTATTAGCCAAACCCAAAACAATGGAGAGTAGTGGTCAACGCCCTATAAGAGCGTTGATATTGACTCCTACACGTGAGCTGGCCATTCAGATACAGGATAGTTTTAACGCTTACGGACGACACCTGCGCTTGAAAAACCTGGTGGTATTTGGTGGCGTAAACCAAAATCCACAAGTGGATGCGTTGAGAAGAGGCGTAGATATTTTAGTAGCTACTCCCGGCCGTTTGTTAGATCTTATCAGCCAGGGGCATATCCGTTTGAACGAAATAGAAATATTTGTGCTGGATGAAGCTGACCGTATGTTAGATATGGGATTTGTGCATGATGTAAAAAGGATCATCACAAAAATTCCTGTAAAAAGACAAACATTGTTTTTTTCTGCAACGATGCCTGATGAGATTCAATCATTGGCAAACAGTATTTTAAAGAATCCTGAAAAAGTAGAAGTAGCTCCGGTGTCTTCTACTGCAGATACTATTGAGCAATCATTATTCTTTGTAGCAAAAGAAAATAAAAGATCATTACTGGCTTATATCCTCGAAGATAAAAATATTGAAACGGCGTTGGTGTTCACCCGTACAAAGCATGGTGCTGATAAAGTTGTGAAAGAGCTTACAAGGATCGGCGTGAGTGCAGAAGCTATTCATGGCAACAAATCTCAAAATGCCCGACAAAGAGCATTAAGCAATTTTAAGAACAGGGAAACAAGGATCTTAGTGGCTACTGATATTGCTGCCCGTGGCATTGATGTGGATGAATTGACACATGTGATCAATTATGAATTACCAAATGTAGCAGAAACCTATGTGCATCGTATAGGCCGTACCGGTAGGGCAGGCTTAAGCGGTACTTCTTTTTCTTTTTGCGATGCAGAAGAAATGAGTGATCTGAAAGATATACATAAATTGATCGGCAAACAGATCCCGGTGAACGAACATCATCCGTATCATACAACATTCTCCGGATTTGTTAAACGTCCTGCGCCACAGCAGCAACGTCCGCAAAGAAGTTTTGGTAACAGGAACGGAGGTAGTAATGGCAACCAACCAAAGAAAAGATTTGGTGCAGAAAAGCCGAGGAACTTTGGAAACAGGGCTCAATAA
- a CDS encoding T9SS type A sorting domain-containing protein — translation MKKIFYYLFFTACFFSLQAHAQQQIFDFASATSGGSPSGYTKTGVGTYYKGTTGGTITDGSANCDTYTPSKATSSSLFIFVAVNDITKITVRGTGTGSNRTFSALATSSTLAGTYTADAGAAGVGTINGSTCGSIAVTPSATITAGTYIRITFSGNLNVTSLLIDANIGVAPTVTTNASVATSITSSTATLGGQLTDAGSTAVTVSGFCYGLTANPTTADSKTTDGPTAVGAITSNISGLAFSTTYHVRAYATNSAGTSYGADQTFTTSAPSSPTAIASPASLNFGTILTNTTSAEKTFTVVAGGLSPANGNITITPPSGYQVSLTSGSGFASSVTIPYTGGAFASTTVYVNFTPTAVIAYNGNITVTGGGITTQNVAVIGAGTDVAFEIGDYKSVATGNWGTNATWNKWDGTNWVASADFPNATTANVYITDGFTVNAETSGRSVKNLYVNGSSTLKSSNLVNSPLYLKIYGTTFDVQPGSLVGNVATGNNADGLSLDIFSTGLTVSGGGTINLSRMRTNTASTTVTINTNVVLNYHGSGNAGNAAGYYTVAGDNNTLTINAGKTLTFAPWSCYTPISSSHTNGTFNQVINVNGTLTFIDGLAPGNATANGWAGHTNGYFSFGAAAGKTFVLNIGSTGTMNVSEFYPNGTKADNTPGTGDPVTINIAAGGVLNVSKIADFRNATQTVTGAGTFTLAIGAKLRIGSVDGITASAAAGPIQTTTRNFSGGAVYAYEGIAAQVTGSGLPSTIGGLIINNATGVTASNSVLILDSLNLTNGLLNVTSSEMPTLAEVGIVNGGSTASHVNGPMGKLTVSTASFSFPVGKGGVYHPATIIPAANTSSSYTAEYFNTSGASTTSVLSPLISVSTSEYWNIARNSGADAQVSLGYDNTKTTTWSNGGTPDAAHDICVAHLGASWADETGTTGTDMFGNLATGTVTSQALSSFSPFTFGLKLTDVTPVILKSFNATLVNGQTKLIWYTTNEINIAGYTIERSTDGANFTNAGLVNAANLESNSYTFTDAAITSGVTYYRIRITDKAGMIKYSSIIAVNNKKADQLNVFPNPVVNNLYVSHKKATDGATLKVYAMDGRQMKAVVITKNAVQSTINASSLAKGTYKLVFTNGEDVQYIKFVKQ, via the coding sequence ATGAAAAAAATCTTTTACTATTTATTCTTTACTGCCTGTTTTTTTTCTTTGCAAGCACATGCACAGCAACAGATCTTTGATTTTGCAAGTGCTACCTCTGGTGGATCTCCATCCGGTTATACCAAAACCGGTGTTGGTACTTACTACAAGGGTACTACAGGAGGAACGATCACGGATGGTTCTGCAAATTGTGATACTTATACACCCTCAAAAGCAACAAGTAGTTCGTTGTTTATTTTTGTAGCTGTAAATGATATTACTAAAATTACAGTACGAGGTACCGGTACAGGAAGTAACAGAACCTTCTCTGCATTAGCAACTTCTTCTACATTAGCCGGAACATATACTGCTGATGCTGGCGCTGCCGGCGTTGGAACAATCAACGGCAGTACCTGTGGATCGATCGCCGTTACGCCGTCAGCCACTATTACGGCGGGCACCTATATACGGATAACGTTTTCCGGAAACTTAAATGTAACCTCTTTATTAATTGATGCGAACATTGGTGTAGCTCCAACAGTTACCACCAACGCTTCAGTTGCTACATCGATCACTTCATCTACTGCAACATTGGGAGGACAGCTCACAGATGCAGGATCAACAGCAGTAACTGTTAGTGGTTTCTGTTATGGTTTAACGGCTAATCCTACAACAGCCGATTCAAAAACTACTGATGGACCTACAGCAGTTGGTGCAATAACAAGTAATATAAGCGGACTGGCTTTCAGCACAACATATCATGTAAGAGCATATGCTACCAATAGTGCAGGAACTTCTTATGGCGCAGATCAAACATTTACCACATCAGCGCCTTCTTCTCCTACAGCAATTGCAAGCCCTGCTTCATTAAATTTTGGTACAATACTTACAAATACTACTTCAGCTGAAAAAACATTTACAGTTGTAGCAGGTGGATTAAGCCCTGCAAACGGCAATATTACTATTACCCCTCCTTCAGGTTACCAGGTATCGTTAACAAGTGGAAGCGGTTTTGCATCAAGTGTTACTATTCCTTACACCGGTGGAGCTTTTGCTTCTACTACAGTCTATGTTAATTTTACTCCTACAGCCGTGATTGCATATAATGGCAATATCACTGTTACCGGAGGAGGCATCACTACACAAAATGTTGCAGTTATTGGTGCAGGTACTGATGTTGCTTTTGAGATAGGTGATTATAAATCAGTTGCCACCGGTAACTGGGGCACTAACGCAACCTGGAACAAATGGGATGGCACCAACTGGGTTGCATCTGCTGATTTCCCTAATGCAACAACAGCAAATGTGTATATCACTGATGGCTTTACTGTTAATGCAGAAACTTCTGGCAGAAGTGTAAAAAATCTGTATGTAAACGGAAGCAGTACACTGAAATCAAGCAACCTGGTAAACTCACCATTATATCTTAAAATTTACGGAACAACCTTTGATGTACAACCTGGTTCGTTAGTTGGAAATGTAGCTACCGGTAATAATGCTGATGGACTTAGCTTAGATATATTTAGTACAGGCCTTACTGTTAGTGGCGGTGGTACAATCAATTTATCAAGAATGAGAACCAATACTGCAAGCACTACTGTTACCATCAACACCAACGTAGTATTGAACTATCATGGATCGGGTAATGCCGGTAATGCAGCAGGCTATTACACTGTAGCAGGTGATAATAATACATTAACCATCAATGCAGGTAAGACATTGACCTTTGCACCATGGAGTTGTTATACACCTATATCAAGCTCTCATACTAACGGTACTTTCAATCAAGTCATCAACGTAAACGGAACATTAACTTTCATAGATGGTCTTGCACCAGGTAATGCTACTGCAAACGGATGGGCAGGGCATACCAACGGATACTTTAGTTTTGGTGCTGCTGCAGGTAAAACATTTGTGCTGAATATCGGAAGCACCGGAACAATGAATGTATCTGAATTTTATCCTAACGGAACCAAAGCTGATAATACGCCTGGTACAGGCGACCCGGTTACTATTAACATTGCAGCCGGTGGCGTGTTGAACGTTTCAAAAATTGCTGACTTCCGTAATGCTACACAAACTGTTACCGGAGCCGGTACATTTACTTTAGCAATAGGTGCTAAATTAAGGATCGGTTCAGTGGATGGTATCACAGCATCAGCAGCTGCTGGTCCTATCCAAACCACTACCCGTAATTTTTCAGGAGGTGCCGTATATGCTTATGAAGGTATTGCAGCCCAGGTTACCGGTTCTGGCTTACCTTCTACAATTGGTGGCCTGATCATCAACAATGCAACAGGTGTAACTGCAAGCAACAGTGTACTTATATTAGATTCTCTAAATCTTACTAATGGACTTCTTAATGTTACTAGTTCGGAAATGCCAACATTGGCTGAAGTAGGTATTGTAAATGGAGGTAGTACCGCTTCACACGTGAACGGGCCAATGGGTAAATTAACTGTAAGCACAGCCTCTTTCTCTTTCCCTGTAGGTAAAGGAGGAGTGTACCACCCTGCTACTATTATTCCTGCAGCAAATACTTCGAGTAGCTATACCGCAGAATACTTCAACACATCAGGAGCTTCTACTACTTCAGTTTTATCTCCGTTGATTTCTGTAAGTACAAGTGAATACTGGAACATTGCAAGAAACAGCGGAGCTGATGCACAGGTTTCTTTAGGTTATGACAATACTAAAACCACCACGTGGTCAAACGGCGGAACACCTGATGCGGCACATGATATCTGTGTTGCACATCTTGGCGCTTCATGGGCTGATGAAACAGGAACTACCGGTACAGATATGTTTGGAAACCTTGCTACAGGAACTGTTACCTCACAGGCATTAAGCTCATTCAGTCCATTTACTTTTGGTTTAAAACTGACTGATGTTACACCGGTAATACTTAAATCATTCAATGCAACTTTAGTTAACGGACAAACAAAACTAATATGGTATACAACGAATGAAATAAACATTGCAGGATATACTATTGAAAGAAGTACTGATGGCGCTAACTTTACCAATGCAGGTTTAGTAAACGCTGCTAACTTAGAAAGCAATAGTTATACATTCACTGATGCAGCTATCACAAGTGGTGTTACTTACTATCGTATTCGTATCACTGATAAAGCCGGTATGATCAAATACAGCTCTATCATTGCGGTTAATAATAAGAAAGCAGATCAACTGAATGTATTCCCTAATCCTGTTGTAAACAATTTATATGTTTCGCATAAAAAAGCAACAGACGGAGCTACATTAAAAGTGTATGCAATGGATGGCAGACAAATGAAAGCAGTAGTGATCACTAAAAATGCTGTTCAGTCAACCATCAATGCATCTTCACTTGCTAAGGGTACATACAAATTAGTATTCACTAACGGAGAAGATGTTCAGTACATCAAATTCGTAAAACAATAG
- the thrC gene encoding threonine synthase, translating into MQYYSTNHQSPNVSFKEATIQGQAPDKGLYFPEHIPTVSKELIENITSYSNEEIAYQVIKPYVGDTIPEEVLRKIVAETVNFDSPLVKINENISSLELYHGPTLAFKDTGARFMSRCLGYFVKEQNKKVTVLVATSGDTGGAVANGFYDVDGVDVVILYPSGKVSSVQEKQLTTLGKNIHALEVNGTFDDCQQMVKHAFTDKELNEKLFLTSANSINVARWLPQQFYYFFAYKQWVEKNNPPVISVPSGNFGNICAGILAHISGLPVKHFIAACNANDIVPEFFKTGQYTPKKAVATISNAMDVGNPSNFVRILEIFDNQIDNLKEVLSACSITDDETRDTLLKVKRTDHYLLDPHGAVGYLALERYQKDHPADKGMILETAHPVKFYDVVEPVIGEKVPVPESIQAQINLEKKSTVINADGELLKAFLLKQ; encoded by the coding sequence ATGCAGTACTACAGTACAAATCATCAATCTCCAAACGTAAGTTTTAAGGAAGCCACTATTCAGGGACAAGCGCCTGATAAAGGATTGTATTTTCCTGAACATATACCTACAGTTTCAAAAGAGCTGATAGAAAATATTACATCATACAGTAACGAAGAAATTGCTTACCAGGTGATCAAACCTTATGTGGGTGATACAATACCGGAAGAAGTGTTGAGAAAGATCGTGGCAGAGACGGTGAACTTTGATAGTCCGCTGGTGAAGATCAATGAGAATATTTCTTCTCTTGAATTATATCATGGTCCTACGCTGGCGTTTAAAGATACGGGGGCAAGATTCATGAGCCGTTGCCTGGGGTATTTTGTAAAAGAACAAAATAAAAAAGTAACGGTGCTGGTGGCAACATCAGGTGATACGGGTGGCGCAGTGGCCAATGGATTTTATGATGTAGATGGGGTAGATGTGGTGATCTTATATCCTTCAGGTAAAGTAAGTTCTGTACAAGAGAAACAATTAACTACGTTAGGTAAAAATATTCATGCGCTCGAAGTGAACGGCACCTTTGATGATTGTCAGCAAATGGTGAAGCATGCTTTCACAGATAAAGAGCTGAATGAAAAATTATTTTTAACCTCTGCAAACTCTATCAATGTGGCAAGATGGTTGCCACAACAATTCTATTATTTCTTTGCTTACAAACAATGGGTGGAGAAAAATAACCCTCCTGTTATTTCTGTGCCGAGTGGCAATTTCGGAAATATCTGTGCAGGTATCTTAGCGCATATCTCAGGCTTACCTGTAAAACATTTTATTGCAGCATGCAATGCCAATGATATTGTTCCTGAATTTTTTAAAACAGGACAGTACACGCCTAAAAAAGCGGTGGCCACTATTTCCAATGCAATGGACGTTGGTAACCCGAGCAACTTCGTACGCATTTTAGAAATTTTTGATAATCAAATCGATAATCTGAAAGAGGTATTGAGTGCCTGTAGTATCACCGATGATGAAACAAGGGATACTTTACTTAAGGTAAAACGTACAGATCATTATTTATTAGATCCTCATGGAGCTGTTGGCTATTTAGCGTTGGAGCGATATCAAAAAGATCATCCTGCTGATAAAGGCATGATACTGGAAACAGCACATCCGGTGAAGTTCTATGATGTGGTAGAGCCGGTAATAGGGGAGAAAGTGCCTGTTCCTGAGTCAATTCAGGCACAGATCAACCTGGAAAAAAAGAGTACGGTGATCAATGCTGATGGGGAGTTGTTAAAAGCTTTTTTGTTGAAGCAATAA